AGCAAGTAGAACGATGAGAAATTAAACAACTTTGATTGTGTAACTTCATTAATAACTGCAGGAGTTGAGTCTTTCATGTGAAGACTGAGTTCCATTGTAGTGGAGCAGGTGGATTTTGAAGCAGTTCCAAATGTCTTGCAGGTAACAAAGTAGTCCTCAGAGATCTGAAATTAATCAGTTTCCCTTAGCTGATCAACCAGGTAACTTCAGGAGGTTACCCTTTTCAGAAAGTCTGAATATAGCTACTCCTTACTTgtttttcagaactattttttgTGTGAAGGGAAAGCAGCTTGTTAGTCACAATTTTATGAAGTGACTTTACTTTCAGTTGGCCTCTGGAACATTTCCTGCAAAACAGGTCAGAATGTATCTGTAATAAGAtatgattctatttttttaagctatataGTATTCctggttttctttcctgtttttacttTGTGTATCACCAATAGGAGTTGGTTGGGTGAGGgagttttttttgtgtgtgtgtgtgtgtctgtgtgtctgtgtgtctgtgtgtctgtgtgtatctTACAAAAAAATTATGCACCCTTTTTAGATACAGGTGTTATCACTCTGCTGTATGGGTTCCTATGCCCGTGAAGCAGTTCATTTCAGCCTGTTGGCTCTTTATATTACTATTGGAAATACCTATTCCTTTGTGTTATTGTTACAATACTAGGTTTACAGAAATTTATTTGACAAGTGGGAAAATGTCTACCCGTTGTAATCATGTAACTTCATTTCCAGATCTTCAGTTCATTAGCCAACTTGGCTAAAACCTATAAAATGTACCAATTCTGTTCACTTTGAAGTTTTAGGAGCATTTCTGTTGTTGTTGGCAAAGTTTCCACTGTTAGTATTGTGTTCCCTGGAGAGAATATGTAGCTTGCAAGAAATCTTACTGGTATGCAGACAGTAATACCCCAGGCTTTGTATTATGCTGTGTTGGCCATAATAGTTTTATGTCTATTTGCATTTGACATCTAAATCAGTAATTTATTGGagtcactgttttcctttttacaacCCTCTGTTTTCAGActgcacatgaaaacaaaattatttattagcAGAGATTAATTTGAATAATGAAATTACTttagttgtcctggagagattattTTACTGCTCTTATCTCCATGAgagtttcttttgaaagaaaaatctgttgtgGATGAGTGGAAGGTGTGATGGCAGAAGTACTCTTACATCTTTAAGTGAAATGGTGTGTGTAAAACAGACTTTGATTGTATTAAGTTGCAAAGAAGGCAAGATGTGTGTTCATTCATCGCTTTTGCAGGAGTAATATACTGCATGCACCATCTGACTACTGTATCTCTCTCTGGCTTTGTGAATTTTACTTTGAGAACTTTTAATTACACTATTCCTGATTCAGtgcctttcactttttttaaaaaaaattttaaaaagatgtataACTGTGGAGAACTGACTTCTTTGTAATAGAAGATCAGATATCAAATGTAAGTTGATACTGAGAGTGCAGCAAAGGTGATATGTTGATACTGCCACAAGTGGAATTGTATTTGTTCACCTTTCAGGTATTTCTAGAGCTGTTTTGTCTTCAGCATGGCTTTTGTTGTAAATCCCAACAGAGAATATTTGTACGTTAAAAACAGATTTAGGTCATAGTGTCAGAATAATCTTGCAATAAAATGGGAACTTTTCTGCCAGTTTGATGTGAAAAAAGGCGTTTTCGGGCTCTGATAAAGTTGAGGAGACAATACATGCATCTGGATTGCCATTTCCTTACCAGTTCTTCCCTTTGTTGCCGTTGAAGGGAAAATTCACAGGAATTACATCACTGTTGCTTGGAAGATCTGCAAGGCATATTTTCTTCCCACCTATAATCAGTTTTCTTGATTTACAGATGAAACAGCTGTTAGTACAGATTCTTTCTTCATCTAGATACTGAGTGGGAGGGTAAAAGCATTATCTGCTGCAGATAGGAGTGACAGTAACTATTTCATTACTCTGTTACTATTATATGAGCTTTTATGGCTAGACACAAACGTGGCAGAGAAGGAAGCAGGCCAAATTTGGTAGCTTTCAAGAAATAAGGGCTGTACACAACGCATAGCTGGTTTCTGGAACATTAGAGAAACCCAGTAAAAGCTGTTGAACATCCTAAAAGAATGTTAGACAGCATTTATTTGTGCTCTTGCCTTTACTGGTCTTTTGTGTTTCCTGCTTCTTTAATTTGTTACCTGGGTGCCTGGcctttcatttcagtggaaacaaaGTAAGACAATGGAAATCAGTGCTAAAATAACTCTGAAGGTGTAAACCTGCAGTAGAAGTTGTACTAATCAGAGATGAGTAAAAATGCTGATGAATTCTgcttaaaagtaaaataacagtaaattCTTAATGTATGCATAACAACAATTGTATGAAGTATTCGGTATATTCTGAATAAATTTATTAGAGAAGTTTGGAAATTTTTGTTGGATGTTTCCATTTTCTTAGTCTCAATAAAATTCTGTGTACACTTAATAAATTCGTCAACTAAAACCAGGATATAATGTTCTCCTGTTCaaccttttcccttttatttcctttcttttctgtttttttcacaacTTTCTTTCTGAGAATGGggaattttttctgtttcatgaaggaagaacatgttttctgcagctgggaagaaaagtaacttttcttccaaaatagtTGAAAGCAGCTGTCAAACATTAGATTCCATTTTAACGTTGCTTTTTGTTTAGGCTGTGCATTAGGAGGTGGGAGCCTAGCTTGTTCGCTTAGCAAATTTTCTTACTCAGCAACTGATTTTAGAACTGCTTCATGTGGTAAGAGATGATAGCATTTTTACACTAAGAAGTCATTAATTTTAGACTGTCTGTTGTTTGTCTAGGTTTTTAGCCCGTTTCTTGGTAAAGATGGCAGCCAACAATGCAGTGCTGAACAGACTGGAGCAGAAGGGTGCAGAGGCCGATCAAGTTATTGAATACCTCAAGCAACAAGTTGCTCTGCTCAAGGAGAAAGCTAGTAAGGAATTACCTATCATATGAAAAACTGTTAACCAGATGGTTAGCATTAAATACTCATAGGAAAAAATGAGAACATGGACAACTTCATTGGTGCTGTCAGCCTTTTAAGTGTGTTTCAAGTTCTCAAAGATAAAGCTTGTAATAGTAGCACCGCTTCACTGTCttgtggtttgtgggtttttttgaagctgCTTATTCCGAAATAGAAAAGGCATGATTTAGGAAGGATTAATGACACAAACAGATTATGGAAATTTGATAGGACACGATTCCACTTGTGGGGGGAGAAAGGGTGTTGGGAAGAATATGAGACTATGCGTTTGCCTAAATGTGTTACTGCTTTTTCACCACTGTGGGATTCTCTCAAGAGTATTATACCTTCAGCTTTGATATTTTGTACATACCAGTATCAGTGAATTAAGGTGCTTCATACTACAAACATGTTCAAGCTTTTTCTAACAGGTTTCTTGGAATTTTTTCTTGTGAGTCTATTTACGGGGCTGAGAAGCTAGTATATTGAGAGGCAACTTGAGTACATAAGTATTGTAAAAAATGGCTATTTCAACAAAAAAAGGattccaaaatatttctgatgatATGCTTCTTGAAAGTTTTCGCTTTTTCAGTGTTTGGCTAactgtttttcacttttctttaaaaacaaagcctCTGTTTGCCAAATGATGAATGCTAGTTATTGAAACCTGTTCTTTTTAATACATTGTCAACTCTAGTCTTGCAGGCATCTCTCCGAGAAGAAAAGAAGCTCCGTGTGGAAAATGctaaactgaagaaagaaattgaaGGACTGAAACAGGAGCTAATTCAGGCAGAAATTCGAAatggaggtgggaaaaaaaatcctgtcctCATACAACATAGATCTAGCTAGCAGAAAATATGATCAAAACTATCTTAATTCTTCCTGATTTTTATCTTTATGTATGTAACTCTATGCATTTCTTACAAATTCTGGATTTTCCCAGGTTCTGTGCCTATGACGAGTTACTTAATTCCAACATTTTAGTAAGCTGCAAGCCTATGCCAAATCTTAATCAGGCATGGAACTAGTTCTCTGTATGTTTTTGCACAGTACATTTCATAATAAACCCCGAATTTGACTGATGACAATGCCTCCTTATAATACCTTAGAAATTGCTGCATGTATAACACTTCTTGATACTCTGAATATTTACTCTAGCATGATTGAAAAACCCTATGGAAAATCAAGCCATAGTTCAAAGTACAGATGGGCATTGACTTATTAGAAAATCTGTGGTAATGTAAAATTAGAAACAACGCGTTTTGCATTTTTGATTCCATGCTTTAGTAAGACCAGCCTTTCATTgcactgtttttccttctttgcacTTCTCTGTGTAGCTGGGTTCAGTTTGCACCATCGTTATATAATCCCTGTtaaaaaagaaaggtgaaaaaacaaaactgaagtgtttcagatccttctttaaaattatttccagagaAAGCCTCTTCTGCCCTCAGCAGCTATTACTATTTTTACCCATGCTGTCAGTATTGTGAATTGGGTGAGATAGTATCCAGTGTAGCTGGCTGCTAGCATTCAACCATACTGAATGTTTTACTGGTAAAACAACAGATTCAGTCTTCAAAAAGACTAGCATTTTATAAATGCAGACAATTCTGTTTCTCCTTTTGGCATGAATAAAGCCCTTTCATGTGCTAAACCAAACCATTAGTTTATATTTCTCCATTGTCTGTTAGTCTGCTGCAGTTCTTGACAGGTATAGGATGTTTCACAGAACCTCTGTTACACTTGAGAGAGAAGTCTCAAGGAATAcgatttttttccaagatgagAAAAGACTAGGAAATTAATATTTAGCTTGACGTACATCTTCCTTTATTTAGCTAGTTTATCTAAAAGGTAGTAGGATTAAATTCAGatcttttcttttgaagttaatTAGTGTATGTTAACTTTGACAGTATTATGTAGTTGAGTACAGAAATTAGATGGACACAACATGAAAAATATCACTTtagatatttttttgaaaatctgagaAACACGAAGTCCACAACTAGCAAGCAAAACAGCAAGCAAGTGGTTGTTGGTACAACCAATCTCAGGTTCAAATGATTTAAAGAAATTCTTTATACAAACATAATTCATGCAAATCGCTTTAGTGTTGAAGAGAGCAGGTATCAAAAAACACAGTGCAGTTCTTCAggaaagttaataaatgtctgaaGTGTAAAAAGAAGCATGTATGCAGAGTGAAGAAATGTATAATAGTGACACTAGAAGGATTTGTCAAACAGTCACAGGTTGAGAGGGACCTAGAAAGATCATCTCGTTAACCTTTCTTGgtaaagggagcctagatgataTTGTCTAGCACACTGATGATGCTTACCCAGTACCATGATTTGGTAAAAAGCCTTAATGAGATTCTTGAAGAGCAGAATATggaagggaggtgattcttctgCTTTCATCTGGTGAGATTGATGATGAGATGGTGTTCAGAATTCTATATCAGCAGCTTAAAAAGAAATACGAAGGTAACATGCAGAATCTAGGGAAGGAAAGTGGGGAATCAGCAGGTTATTTTAGGGCTGCAGGTAATTCCTTAGGATGTGATTATTCAAATTCAGTTTCTTTagttactcagaaaaaaaagttgaggAATGATCTGACTACAGTATAAAAATGATCTTATGCATAGCAAATTACAGAATAGTCTCCAGTATGACAATAGCTAGAAACTGAAACTACCAAACACAAATGAGAAATAACGAGTTAGTAGCAAAGATAACTAGATATTCAAATAAACTACAAAAAGACGTGGCGTTTGCTTATATGTTTTGTCGTATTTAGcactttttcccctttaaaaatggGAAGGCATTGTTCTTAACTGATCAGAATAATCATATATACATTGTGAAATGTGTTTTGTAATGTTGTGCTTCACTAAGCAGTTGTGGTTTaggtatttaaacaaaattttaagttCTCTCTACTTtttcatttatgttggaaaattaaaatgacatAGTGTTCAAAGTTCTGGTGCCCCTCAActtttgtggttttgattttagTAAAACAGATTGCTGTTCCTCCTGGTACAATCGTTTCTACAGCGTCATTTTCAGATGATGTTCCACAACCTACAGCAGTCACATCATCTCCTGGTtccaaaaatcaaattaaaggtgaagatgaagaaaagaaaaagaaggaaaaagcagaaaaaagaggtACTTCAGTTTCCTTAGCAGTGATATACAGTTAAGGCATTTAAATTATGCAAGTGCTTTTACATCAATTTagggacagaaaaaaacagtttgtaCAGCCACAGTAGGAAGAGTCATGTGCTAACACTTAAAACCTTAGAAGTACTTGGAGCTAATGAAGGCCATCAAGTAAGCTACAGATTCTTACTTAAATGGGATACGTGCcaacttttcttttaatgtgactgaactcctttattaaaaaaaaaacccaccccacaaaaaaacccaaaaccaaaaaacccaagacCCCCAACCTCCAAAACCttgcaacagaaaaaagcaaaaccaaaacacacacacacacacacacacacacacaaagggaagggaaaaaaaaaagccatgtggGGTGTGGAAGGAAATGGATACAAAGTTTAGAGACGTTTTTGGCAGACTGGATGGCTTTCTGTTCTGaggcttagattttttttttttctgccaggcCAAGTAGAAGGCATAGACCCGTTCAGCAAAATACCTTGCAAGCAATAGTAGCATAACATAATACTAAAGGAAGGGTGCTAAACTGCAGTTTTCTGAATCCtctaagtgttttttttttttcctggaaaattctTACAGGCAGTGAAGTTGCATCAGAATTGATCAGATACATCCATGTCAACACTGGTGAAATTGTGTGGCTAAGAGGAAGTGCTGGGTAGAGGACATCGACAGATAGCATAATCTGGTTTTGGCAACAGGGAAGAAATGTAGGAGGATATGTAGTTTTCCTAATGcctttcctcctgtttttcttgtttagCTGTCTGTATTGACTTCTGTTTAACAAACTCCCTTAATAGAAGAAAGAAGGTGTTTATCACACTTGCACAAAAGTACAGGTGTCTATCTTGTAACTTACTCATGTTTTATAATCATTCTCTTATGCAAATTATTAGTTTGCTATGAAATGATTTGTACAGCTTTTCAGAGTTTGGATATTATGCTGATAGGGCACTGTATCTCTGATTTTTCTGGTGAGCTGTGTGCAGGCTTATAAGCTACTTCATTTTTTTGATGTACTTCAGCTTTTCACACATCAATATTCCACAGAGCTGTAAATATAAAAGCAGAGGCTACATGTCATATCAGTCAATTACTTCACATATTCAGTGGCTACAGAGCAAGTACTCAGtttgtaaggaaaaataaaacttttcttgtaTTTCTCCTCATCTTGTATAAGTAGATTTAATTTGAAAAGCAATCTATTTGACTTCTTCCTTCAAGTGACTATATTTGGAAAAAGGTGAAATAGAGCGTGAACATTAAATAGAAGCTCTGAACAGGCTGTTTTTATAAAGTTTAATATCCATTGTAGGTATAGCATTTAAGAATCAGAGTAATCAATACGTAAAATTTGTTTTTTAGTCTTCAAATTGATGAAATTATGGAATATCTCAAATCCCTTTGCTTTCTGTCACCTATCTCATGTTTCCTCTGTGGTTATTCCCATGTTCTTTGTTCCACTCTTGCAAACTTCGTCTGTGAAACTTCTCTGGATATTGATTCTGGGCTGACTCTGACACTGGCTAGAGGAGTGCAGTTCTCTCCTTAGCTTGCGGCACTGAAATGGATGTTTCCCATGCATCTGTATATATGCTGTGTACAGACATGCTTTGCTGTGCTCTCTTCTTCCTTATTTGGTGACAGACTTCATTTCTCTAAAGTGAAATAACTAGCATGCTAGAAGCACGTGGTTTTTTTAACTCCAGACTATTGTAGAGAAATGTCATGAAGTGGAGAACAGTGTGGAATGATACCAAGGACAAAGTTGGGAGGCCTTTGATATAATCTTAGGTATTAAATATTAACtattttgacagtattttttcagtttctcttcaaTTATTGTATATATGACTAGTTTTATTAGTCTATTTGTAGTCTATCTACAATTAGATTAATAAAACCCAGTCATAATCACTAGAGCTTTTTATTCATCATATATGAACTGTAATATTTTTGAAGAGCTATTGCTTATGTTAAAAAACATAATGCCTTTTTATTATTGAATATACTATTTAATTTCAACCATGTACTAGAGCAATGATAAACAAGTTAAATTGCGTGCTGTGaccacttttccttttttcctccctaaagAAGGGAGTTTAGTTTACATTAATATGTAAGCTGTCTTGGATGAAAGAATAACAGaatatgcttattttaaataaagcactTCTTAGACATTTCTTAATCCCCCAGAGATTGTAGTTGTTAAACAAATCTTGAATGCCTTTTAAACAGGACAATCTTATATACAAACTGGATGTAACTGGCTCATCTCAAAAGGAATATCTAAATAAGAAGCTGAGTATGGGGAGTGTTGCTTCACTGCTCTTTTATACTATGCAGTATATATGGGTGATGATAAAGCCTTGCATTGCCATGGGATAAAGACTCCACATGACTGGAACCTTGTAAGCCATGAACTTTCTCTCACACTAGTACATTTGGGAAGTGAAGAATGTTAGCCAAGATCATCTTGAAGGGTTACTTTGCAACTGTAACAGTACAGTTGGAGCGACTTAGCATTGTCCACTGTCAGAAGCACTAGTAACCTGATGACTTGTGATTGTCTAGTTTCCCTTTGCTGGTGAAACACCATGGCAAGACTTACTGGTAATTACTAATTATGAAAACAGTACTATTAGGTTTATTGATGTGGCCTTTGGAAGAGTGTATATGTCACTTACATACATGTTAGCTACACTTAAAAGTTTGGGATGACTTCActttacaaacaagaaaataccTCTGTCCGAAGGTGGTAGTTACTTGTAGTAACATTCTAAATTGAAGTGTGTATGGTGATTCTCCACTGGAAACCAGTAATAGAGGTGCTAACTCTTTACTCTTTATGAGATTGTAGATCACTTTCCCCTTGCAATAGTCATATATATTattcatgcttttttaaaagtttatttcatgAACTAAACTTTTTTAATAGGtgaaaagaaggagaagaaacagcagccagCTGCTGGAAGTAGTGATGCAAAACCTGTAGATGTTTCTCGTCTGGATCTTCGTGTTGGCTGCATTATTACTGCTGAAAAGCATCCAGATGCAGACACTCTGTACGTTGAAGAAGTGGATGTTGGTGAAGGAAGCCCAAGGACTGTTGTCAGCGGTTTAGTGAAACATGTTCCTCTGGATCAGGTATTGACAAAATTATTTACTgatagcttttcctttcttaagATCTTCCTCTGTTTAGAGGATGTGTTTACATTCTGCTAATTACAgtcatgaaaacaaaaccaaaatgcaaatGGAAGTAACGCTTAACACCATTTACCAGAAAAGAGGAGAAGTACCCTTACCCCAAATCAGTTCCTTTCTTCTTGCAGTGCTTCTATCCTGGGATCTTACTCTGACTCCTCTGTGATGCCATTGGTACACAGTGGGCTCCTAAACCAAACAGACTCTCCCTTTAGGTTTCCTAGTATAGTAGAGAACCCATAATAACTTTTTTGCTATCATCCAAACTTTTGAAACCTTTGCCTTCCAACTCTCTTTATAGCCCATTGATGTGTTTGACATGGACTAAAGCAAAGAGCATGTAAATTTAACTTGGCAGCGAGTGGCTTAAACAACAGTGGAAtacaaaatgcatgtttttactTTCCTGTCTGGAATAGAGTctgcttctgtgctttttttttttagttgataTACTTCTGTGTTTGACATGCATGGTTTGTGTATGTCTTGGGAACGACCTAAGACTTCAAGattacattttcctttcacaCCTCTTCTAGAGGGTTAGTGGAAGGGAGGAATTGACTGAAGGCTGCTTCTAAATTCAAATACAAGCTTGGCAATTAAAGCAAATGTTGTATAGAGCAACTGCAAAACAGGTCATGAAGGAATTGATCTTAGTGTGGAAAAGCTACATTTTCTCAAATGCCTTTTCAATTCACGCCCTGTCCCCGTGGTAAGACTGCAAATGTAGGAGGCAACTAAAATTGTGATTTGTTTTTATGATACAGAAagttatttaactgaaaaaaatgactgAACATAAAAGCTATTCTGCACTAATCACCTGATAGTGTCCAGTTACTGGATTTGCAGTGGGCAAAAATTCAAATTGTTCATTTTTAGCAGTCCACTCTCAAGAAAGTGTGTAGAAAAAACATCTTAAAAGCCTTTCTAAATAAATGTGTGAACATGAAGTGTATAGAATGCACCAGCAGTCacagtcttttctttttaacctgcTTTCTGTCTGGAAAACATAATCCAAAGTACTCATTAACAGAGAATTAGGGATCATTCTTGGGAACAGTTTgtgtgtctggttttggttttggcaaGTCTATTAGTAAATTCTAAGGGGCAAGCTGCcatctttttgtggtttttgaaGTGTTCAAAAATGTGAAGGCCTGGCATGTGACTATTgccatatatttaaataaaaatatatattcaggtCAAGTATAGACATAATTCACCAAAATTCAGCTATTTATGATTGTAGTGTTTGATGTGGTAATTTAGCAGTGTTTGAGGCTGTAGTATTTGTATCATCTGATTTTACTTTTGGTTAGGGAGCATAATGTGTATCTTCATTAACATCTCAGTATGCAGTGCAATTTATTTATGGGTGTGAGAACTTCTTGCATGCCCACTTTATATGTGGTACATCATGTTTTTGTGCACCACTGACGGATGCAAGTCAGAAGTTGCACCCTCAAGTATCACGTATAGATCGATACATGTGTCATCAGTAACAGGGATATGGAACTGAAGGATGAGGTGGACCATGCCAGTGCTGAGCTCTCAGCAACAGCTAGGGACAGTTGGAGAACATTCTGAAATGTCAGCAGGATTCGACAGCTTTTCTCCATTGCGTTTGGCTTTTTGAAGTGGAACTTGTGAGTTCTTCTAGCATCAATACCTGTTTCAGGCAATCATTCTTGAAATTCGGACTATTCTCAAATGTTGGTTTTTTTACCTCCTGAGATCCCCTTTAGCTTAAGAGATCCTCATGTCAGTGATCAGAAGTG
The sequence above is drawn from the Strix aluco isolate bStrAlu1 chromosome 4, bStrAlu1.hap1, whole genome shotgun sequence genome and encodes:
- the AIMP1 gene encoding aminoacyl tRNA synthase complex-interacting multifunctional protein 1 isoform X3, translated to MFLARFLVKMAANNAVLNRLEQKGAEADQVIEYLKQQVALLKEKAILQASLREEKKLRVENAKLKKEIEGLKQELIQAEIRNGVKQIAVPPGTIVSTASFSDDVPQPTAVTSSPGSKNQIKGEDEEKKKKEKAEKRGEKKEKKQQPAAGSSDAKPVDVSRLDLRVGCIITAEKHPDADTLYVEEVDVGEGSPRTVVSGLVKHVPLDQMQNRMAILLCNLKPAKMRGVVSQAMVMCASSPEKVEILAPPAGAAPGDRITFEGFPGDPEKELNPKKKIWEQIQPDLHTNDQCVATYKGVPFEVKGKGVCRAETMANSGIK
- the AIMP1 gene encoding aminoacyl tRNA synthase complex-interacting multifunctional protein 1 isoform X5, giving the protein MYPSNSNDPMEEEQDNYLMKRDWLRRWFLARFLVKMAANNAVLNRLEQKGAEADQVIEYLKQQVALLKEKAILQASLREEKKLRVENAKLKKEIEGLKQELIQAEIRNGVKQIAVPPGTIVSTASFSDDVPQPTAVTSSPGSKNQIKGEDEEKKKKEKAEKRGEKKEKKQQPAAGSSDAKPVDVSRLDLRVGCIITAEKHPDADTLYVEEVDVGEGSPRTVVSGLVKHVPLDQMQNRMAILLCNLKPAKMRGVVSQAMVMCASSPEKVEILAPPAGAAPGDRITFEGFPETLLKNIFWEEGMQ
- the AIMP1 gene encoding aminoacyl tRNA synthase complex-interacting multifunctional protein 1 isoform X2, producing the protein MYPSNSNDPMEEEQDNYLMKRDWLRRWFLARFLVKMAANNAVLNRLEQKGAEADQVIEYLKQQVALLKEKAILQASLREEKKLRVENAKLKKEIEGLKQELIQAEIRNGVKQIAVPPGTIVSTASFSDDVPQPTAVTSSPGSKNQIKGEDEEKKKKEKAEKRGEKKEKKQQPAAGSSDAKPVDVSRLDLRVGCIITAEKHPDADTLYVEEVDVGEGSPRTVVSGLVKHVPLDQMQNRMAILLCNLKPAKMRGVVSQAMVMCASSPEKVEILAPPAGAAPGDRITFEGFPGDPEKELNPKKKIWEQIQPDLHTNDQCVATYKGVPFEVKGKGVCRAETMANSGIK
- the AIMP1 gene encoding aminoacyl tRNA synthase complex-interacting multifunctional protein 1 isoform X4, with amino-acid sequence MAANNAVLNRLEQKGAEADQVIEYLKQQVALLKEKAILQASLREEKKLRVENAKLKKEIEGLKQELIQAEIRNGVKQIAVPPGTIVSTASFSDDVPQPTAVTSSPGSKNQIKGEDEEKKKKEKAEKRGEKKEKKQQPAAGSSDAKPVDVSRLDLRVGCIITAEKHPDADTLYVEEVDVGEGSPRTVVSGLVKHVPLDQMQNRMAILLCNLKPAKMRGVVSQAMVMCASSPEKVEILAPPAGAAPGDRITFEGFPGDPEKELNPKKKIWEQIQPDLHTNDQCVATYKGVPFEVKGKGVCRAETMANSGIK